The Pelmatolapia mariae isolate MD_Pm_ZW linkage group LG9, Pm_UMD_F_2, whole genome shotgun sequence genome has a segment encoding these proteins:
- the itprid1 gene encoding uncharacterized protein itprid1: MRTNSCQSDSSGFLEEPFIPLVPHLASPGSEIIKARSGFSEMNGDNQGSEKPESSAFSPHTDKSPIPASTMTSCGVNKYLPSSTCPSPDSTIDSSSSIASASLPLSSCDLQIANTETAPNQDQSPPASIQSFSSGPISSQLPTSPHLPHSANSEICSPPTLVSPKLIKLISQTPESNKNKSFFLDSDGISFSKSTTGTQKEEDESLPLLSFHLDKANPSAPPVLDFSKLEEGFPTPSSLSHKLYIPVCQPDVSSQSHHQNDLIDPAGEISDQSEQVVSEQHSTVLPPNNRPHSHNDNNDRALSCQIQNGTNAKMNDILLEKFQRNEKQQEESEGHGPQLSQEAVVYISDTETPANLSEGSAPSPSEVESQSEMDTLVNSSIVHDDMSAKTKQNDIRKLYQKHVAGKESESPGSYIRLHDQVAQAHSGDEVKPNNLIVIENLDLVFETSVDDSDNENIDLDDFFQQLDTEGRVYWAEPIQLSNPTPEASGSFEVSDGSPGNLPVDSFSSTGNAIPLPLSYSVNTDRGQTSRAANGSLDVPSSLTSTSQSAIPNVRPSNRSVSVQMASYLSSHIVHRKDVPYTPESQSTRLPIILPLDTSSPFRAVQSWTDLQIQRSTLTKNLSYGALHAVPNKTNLSMSCPGMTQRPTDQELFSSSPSFFHLSNNWKSQETIPDMAINCKTESVSVDTGLWPDEQEEDMNRNGNETQKELWEGNQQDTMACCCSCDHTCCIHKSNNKEPTFGNSPYSLDELEEMLLCLQQFWSVLSNMEEQLSEDQAAVFSCLSDQDREKIRDIEELRRAVKQEAGELERQLKELAYEYDESLKMKMHRLLDEQSLLCSQVKVFLPGTVPTSSSKPMPNRTVATQCSLLPLLTAADIQSSHISDWKGWKTLKPGLDSNRQSLPGSESICDGQGGSPTKADKLDIVGFLQRLKETLHHSVNTDSSE, translated from the exons ATGCGGACCAACAGCTGCCAGTCAGACAGCAGTGGCTTTCTAGAAGAGCCCTTTATACCACTGGTCCCTCATTTGGCATCACCAGGATCTGAAATCATCAAG GCTCGCTCAGGCTTTTCAGAAATGAATGGTGACAATCAGGGCAGTGAGAAACCAGAGTCTTCTGCTTTTTCTCCTCATACTGACAAATCTCCCATCCCTGCCTCAACAATGACCTCTTGTGGTGTTAATAAATATCTCCCTTCCTCAACCTGCCCTTCACCAGATTCTACTATAGACTCGAGCTCTTCCATAGCTTCTGCCTCACTGCCTCTCTCAAGTTGTGACCTGCAAATTGCAAACACTGAAACAGCACCAAATCAGGATCAGTCTCCACCCGCTTCAATACAAAGTTTTTCTTCTGGTCCCATATCGTCTCAGCTTCCCACTTCTCCCCATTTACCTCACTCTGCTAATAGTGAGATCTGTTCTCCACCCACTTTGGTATCTCCCAAATTAATCAAGTTAATCTCACAAACTCCcgaaagcaacaaaaacaaatctttttttctagATTCTGATGGAATAAGTTTTTCAAAGTCAACTACTGGTACACAAAAAGAAGAGGATGAAAGTCTCCCTTTGCTCTCTTTTCATTTGGACAAAGCTAATCCATCAGCACCACCTGTTTTGGACTTCTCAAAATTAGAGGAAGGTTTTCCCACACCTTCCTCCCTTTCTCATAAACTTTACATCCCAGTTTGTCAGCCTGATGTGTCATCACAATCACATCATCAAAATGACCTCATAGACCCAGCAGGAGAAATTTCAGACCAATCAGAGCAGGTTGTCTCTGAACAGCATAGTACAGTCTTACCCCCAAATAACAGACCGCATTCTCACAATGATAACAATGATCGTGCTCTGTCCTGTCAGATCCAAAATGGTACAAATGCCAAGATGAATGATATACTGTTGGAAAAATTTCAGaggaatgaaaaacaacaggAAGAAAGTGAGGGACACGGTCCCCAACTTTCTCAAGAAGCTGTCGTTTACATCTCAGACACAGAAACTCCTGCTAATCTGTCAGAAGGTTCTGCACCTTCACCTTCTGAAGTAGAAAGCCAGTCAGAAATGGATACACTGGTCAACTCCTCTATTGTGCATGATGACATGtcagcaaagacaaaacaaaacgatATTAGAAAACTCTATCAAAAACACGTTGCTGGTAAAGAAAGTGAATCACCCGGGAGTTACATACGTTTACACGATCAAGTTGCACAGGCACACAGTGGAGATGAAGTAAAACCCAATAATCTCATTGTGATTGAGAACTTAGATCTGGTATTTGAAACCTCAGTAGATGACTCTGATAATGAGAATATAGATTTAGATGACTTTTTTCAGCAGCTTGATACTGAAGGGCGAGTCTATTGGGCAGAACCCATCCAGTTGTCCAATCCAACCCCTGAAGCGTCAGGAAGCTTTGAAGTCTCAGATGGATCTCCTGGAAATCTTCCTGTAGATTCATTTTCTTCCACAGGCAATGCCATCCCTTTACCGTTGTCATACTCAGTGAACACAGACAGAGGCCAGACCTCAAGAGCTGCAAATGGCTCCTTGGATGTACCTTCCTCATTGACATCCACATCCCAGTCTGCAATCCCGAATGTCAGACCATCAAATCGTTCTGTTTCAGTTCAAATGGCGTCATATCTGTCTTCTCATATTGTCCACAGAAAGGATGTTCCATACACTCCTGAGTCACAAAGCACTCGTCTCCCTATCATTCTACCTTTGGACACCTCCAGCCCCTTTCGTGCTGTCCAGTCATGGACAGACCTGCAAATTCAGCGCAGTACTCTGACCAAGAATTTATCATATGGGGCTCTTCATGCTGTTCCAAACAAAACGAATTTGTCCATGAGTTGCCCAGGAATGACACAAAGACCAACGGATCAAGAGCTCTTCTCTTCATCGCCTTCTTTCTTTCACCTGTCTAATAATTGGAAATCACAGGAGACTATCCCTGACATGGCTATAAATTGTAAGACAGAGTCAGTATCTGTAGATACAGGATTGTGGCCGGATGAGCAGGAAGAAGACATGAACAGAAATGGAAATGAAACTCAGAAGGAACTTTGGGAGGGCAATCAGCAAGACACCATGGCATGCTGTTGCTCCTGTGACCATACCTGCTGTATTCACAAGAGTAACAACAAGGAACCCACTTTCGGAAACAGTCCT TACTCTctggatgagctggaggagATGTTGCTGTGTCTGCAGCAGTTTTGGTCTGTGCTAAGTAACATGGAGGAGCAACTCTCTGAAGACCAGGCTGCTGTGTTCAGTTGTCTCTCTGACCAGGACAG GGAGAAGATTCGGGACATCGAAGAGCTGAGACGTGCAGTAAAACAAGAGGCTGGTGAGCTGGAGAGGCAGTTAAAAGAACTGGCCTATGAGTATGATGAAAGCTTGAAAATG AAGATGCACAGATTGTTGGATGAACagtctctcctctgctctcaaGTTAAAGTCTTTCTACCTGGAACAGTTCCCACATCATCATCTAAACCCATGCCCAACAGGACAGTAGCCACTCAGTGCTCTTTGCTACCCTTGCTCACCGCAGCTGACATACAGAGTAGCCACATTTCTGATTGGAAAGGCTGGAAGACTCTGAAACCTGGACTGGATTCCAACAGACAGTCACTTCCTGGGTCTGAGAGCATCTGTGATGGTCAGGGCGGTTCTCCCACCAAAGCAGACAAGCTAGATATAGTAGGCTTCTTGCAGAGA CTGAAGGAGACTTTGCATCATTCTGTGAACACAGACTCATCAGAATAA